One segment of Streptomyces bathyalis DNA contains the following:
- a CDS encoding chorismate-binding protein, translated as MYAPSPFARFGSLLATDLRDVTSDPSALESSGWWAVVADFEGRVLCARFGDVRETPRPGAYAGAPNTPAASRWRGPVPGAWTSSMDRTAYTSGVRRIREHIAAGDVYQANLCRVLSAPLPDPSPEASDLAGLSALLARGNPAPYAGAVRLPAHGVEVATASPELYLRREGSTVTSGPIKGTARTAEELLEKDHAENVMIVDLVRNDLGRVCAAGSVTVPGLCEVEPHPGLVHLVSTVRGELAAGAGWPDLLRDTFPPGSVTGAPKLSALRIIGELEPTPRGPYCGAIGWVEADRGTGELAVGIRTFWMERGTPAGSATGTRTGASAVLRFGTGAGITWGSDPEGEWAETELKASGLLKVASDMRHHEVPGPTATNGRGAL; from the coding sequence GTGTACGCTCCGTCGCCCTTCGCCCGCTTCGGCTCTCTCCTCGCCACCGACCTGCGCGACGTCACAAGCGACCCCTCGGCCCTGGAATCCTCCGGGTGGTGGGCGGTCGTCGCCGACTTCGAGGGCCGGGTGCTGTGCGCGCGCTTCGGCGACGTACGGGAGACACCGAGGCCCGGCGCGTACGCGGGGGCACCGAACACCCCCGCGGCCTCGCGATGGCGCGGCCCGGTACCCGGTGCGTGGACCAGCTCCATGGACCGCACCGCCTACACCAGCGGGGTACGGCGCATACGCGAGCACATCGCCGCCGGTGACGTCTACCAGGCGAACCTCTGCCGCGTGCTGAGCGCGCCGCTGCCCGATCCCTCGCCGGAAGCCTCGGACCTCGCCGGGCTCTCGGCCCTGCTGGCGCGCGGCAACCCCGCCCCGTACGCCGGCGCCGTCCGTCTCCCCGCTCACGGCGTGGAGGTGGCCACGGCCTCCCCGGAGCTGTATCTGCGCCGCGAGGGCAGCACCGTCACCTCGGGTCCGATCAAGGGCACGGCCCGTACGGCCGAGGAGCTGCTGGAGAAGGATCACGCCGAGAACGTGATGATCGTCGACCTCGTACGCAACGACCTCGGCCGAGTCTGCGCAGCCGGCTCGGTCACCGTGCCGGGCCTGTGCGAGGTCGAGCCGCACCCCGGGCTCGTCCACCTCGTCTCCACCGTGCGCGGCGAACTGGCGGCCGGGGCGGGATGGCCGGATCTGCTGCGGGACACCTTTCCGCCGGGCTCCGTCACCGGCGCCCCGAAGCTCAGTGCCCTGCGGATCATCGGCGAGCTCGAACCCACGCCGCGCGGCCCGTACTGCGGAGCCATCGGCTGGGTCGAAGCCGACCGCGGCACGGGCGAGCTCGCGGTGGGCATACGGACCTTCTGGATGGAACGCGGCACTCCCGCCGGAAGCGCCACGGGAACCCGGACCGGCGCCAGCGCCGTGCTCCGCTTCGGAACGGGCGCCGGGATCACCTGGGGATCCGACCCGGAAGGGGAGTGGGCGGAGACGGAACTCAAGGCATCCGGGCTGCTCAAGGTAGCGTCGGACATGCGGCACCACGAGGTGCCCGGCCCCACGGCGACGAACGGAAGGGGAGCCCTGTGA
- a CDS encoding aminotransferase class IV: MRIWLDGGLRDVDDAHVSVLDHGLTVGDGVFETVKTTDGTPFALTRHIERLGRSARGMGLPEPDPDEVRRACAAVTQAEVVPLGRLRITYTGGPSPLGSDRGDVRPTLVVVLSESHRRPDSTAVITVPWTRNERGALTGLKTTSYGENVLALARAHRQGAGEALFANTQGRLCEGTGTNVFVVLDGELHTPPLESGCLAGITRALVAEWSGARETDLPLDALERAEEVFLTSSLRDVQAVNRVDGRELPGAPGPVTREAMKLFAERSAADIDP; this comes from the coding sequence GTGAGGATCTGGCTCGACGGCGGACTCCGGGACGTCGACGACGCGCACGTCTCCGTTCTGGACCACGGACTGACCGTAGGAGACGGGGTCTTCGAGACGGTCAAGACGACCGACGGCACGCCCTTCGCCCTCACGCGGCACATCGAACGCCTCGGCAGGTCGGCCCGCGGCATGGGCCTGCCGGAACCCGATCCCGACGAGGTGCGTCGCGCCTGCGCCGCCGTGACCCAGGCCGAGGTGGTCCCGCTCGGCAGGCTCCGCATCACCTATACCGGCGGGCCCTCACCGCTCGGCTCCGACCGTGGTGATGTCCGGCCGACCCTCGTCGTCGTCCTGAGCGAATCGCACCGGCGTCCCGACAGCACCGCCGTGATCACCGTCCCCTGGACACGCAACGAGCGGGGCGCGCTCACCGGGCTGAAGACGACCTCGTACGGCGAGAACGTCCTCGCGCTCGCCCGCGCGCACCGGCAGGGCGCCGGTGAGGCTCTCTTCGCCAACACGCAGGGCCGCCTGTGCGAGGGCACCGGCACGAACGTCTTCGTCGTCCTCGACGGCGAACTGCACACGCCGCCACTGGAGTCGGGTTGTCTCGCGGGGATCACGCGAGCCCTGGTCGCCGAGTGGTCGGGCGCGCGGGAGACCGACCTGCCGCTGGACGCGCTGGAGCGGGCCGAGGAGGTCTTCCTCACCTCCTCCCTGCGCGACGTCCAGGCCGTGAACCGCGTCGACGGCCGCGAACTGCCGGGCGCCCCGGGCCCGGTCACCCGCGAGGCGATGAAGCTCTTCGCCGAACGCTCCGCGGCCGACATCGACCCGTGA